One region of Mycolicibacterium rhodesiae NBB3 genomic DNA includes:
- a CDS encoding adenylate/guanylate cyclase domain-containing protein, with the protein MRFLRGREFAVNRATRAMLTVGTLVPSMLGASIIGVMTSRALPTGAALGDPTALRTNVIASAVYCAVVVPMAALWGLWCTTSRSNASPAQRHTLLTRIPACLTAGGAAVWTGAVVLLVVVNLTRPWLATTLGVATLSGATVTATLTYWWCTRVLRPLVAPVLTEDPPVRQQRLGLRMRALAAWVVGTGVPLSMVLLAAASALVVDYPGNRLAVVVLGLGGAALLSGLAVTLFTGATMADPIDEVRAGMSRVGRGDYDVTVPVFDASELGLLQAGFNSMAEGLRERERLRDLFGRQVGRDVARLAEAEGAPAMGGATHDVAVMFVDLVGSTRMATKMSPPDLVALLNDFFALVVDIVERHRGWINKFQGDAVLAIFGAPQAVGDHAGVALAAARELSDALSERNLQLAAGIGVSAGPAVAGNVGDLRRYEYTVIGDPVNEAARLSEFAKSEGGIAASGAALRAATASEADRWRVVTSQVLRGRDTPTDIAIPAASS; encoded by the coding sequence GTGAGGTTCTTGCGCGGTCGAGAGTTCGCCGTCAACCGGGCCACTCGAGCGATGCTGACGGTGGGGACCCTCGTACCCAGCATGTTGGGCGCCTCCATCATCGGGGTGATGACCTCGCGCGCGCTTCCCACGGGTGCAGCGCTTGGTGACCCAACGGCATTGCGGACCAACGTCATCGCGTCGGCGGTCTATTGCGCGGTCGTCGTGCCGATGGCAGCCCTCTGGGGACTGTGGTGCACGACTTCACGCTCGAACGCGTCGCCGGCGCAGCGGCACACGCTGCTCACGCGCATCCCCGCGTGCCTGACAGCCGGTGGTGCCGCTGTGTGGACGGGGGCGGTCGTTCTGCTGGTCGTCGTTAATTTGACGAGGCCCTGGCTGGCGACGACTCTTGGTGTCGCGACATTGTCGGGCGCGACGGTGACTGCGACGCTCACATATTGGTGGTGCACCCGAGTGTTGCGTCCGCTTGTAGCGCCGGTGCTGACCGAAGACCCGCCGGTCCGCCAGCAGCGCCTTGGCCTTCGGATGCGGGCGCTCGCGGCGTGGGTGGTGGGAACCGGTGTCCCGTTGTCAATGGTGCTACTCGCCGCCGCCAGTGCGCTGGTCGTGGACTACCCCGGCAATCGGCTCGCCGTAGTGGTCCTCGGATTGGGCGGTGCGGCTTTGTTGAGTGGCCTTGCTGTGACGCTGTTTACCGGCGCGACTATGGCCGATCCCATCGATGAGGTGCGCGCGGGCATGTCGCGTGTCGGCCGCGGCGACTATGACGTCACGGTCCCTGTGTTCGACGCATCCGAACTCGGCTTGCTGCAGGCGGGCTTCAATTCGATGGCAGAAGGGCTGCGGGAGCGCGAACGACTACGGGACCTTTTCGGCAGACAGGTCGGCCGAGATGTAGCACGCCTCGCCGAAGCGGAGGGCGCACCGGCAATGGGCGGCGCGACCCACGATGTCGCGGTCATGTTCGTGGACCTGGTCGGCTCGACGCGCATGGCGACGAAGATGAGTCCGCCGGACCTCGTCGCGTTGCTGAACGACTTCTTCGCCTTGGTGGTGGACATCGTGGAGCGACATCGCGGCTGGATCAACAAGTTTCAAGGCGATGCAGTTCTGGCGATCTTCGGCGCGCCGCAGGCCGTCGGCGACCACGCGGGCGTCGCCCTGGCAGCCGCGCGGGAACTGTCAGATGCTTTGTCCGAGCGCAACTTGCAACTCGCCGCGGGCATCGGTGTTTCAGCCGGCCCAGCGGTCGCGGGCAACGTGGGGGATCTCCGTCGCTATGAGTACACCGTGATCGGCGATCCGGTCAACGAGGCGGCACGCTTGTCGGAATTCGCGAAATCCGAAGGGGGCATAGCCGCCTCAGGCGCGGCGCTACGGGCAGCAACCGCCTCTGAAGCTGACCGTTGGCGCGTTGTCACGAGCCAAGTGCTGCGCGGTCGCGACACTCCTACGGATATCGCGATCCCCGCCGCTAGTTCTTGA
- a CDS encoding nuclear transport factor 2 family protein, which produces MSDVDRQLAKLLSLNEIRDLPYKYAAAVESRDVDAMAELFSPSARFGSYGDGPDGLRRLMVDSMTGSLFAVILVANHLVEFDDDVHARGQVWAHCYAQERTDGFLEQLIKYEDTYEQVAGRWLFAKRRHRLWYGVAHPRSPLEQEAADWPRNQIGVGDIPLADHEFTAWWQKRSKTVP; this is translated from the coding sequence ATGTCCGATGTCGACCGACAGCTAGCGAAACTTCTGTCTCTCAACGAGATTCGGGATTTGCCGTACAAGTACGCTGCGGCAGTCGAATCGCGCGACGTTGATGCCATGGCCGAACTCTTCTCGCCCAGTGCACGGTTCGGCTCCTATGGGGACGGTCCGGACGGCTTGCGCAGGCTGATGGTCGACAGCATGACAGGGAGCTTGTTCGCGGTGATTCTCGTGGCCAACCATCTCGTCGAGTTCGACGACGACGTGCACGCGCGGGGTCAAGTTTGGGCGCATTGCTACGCCCAGGAACGAACCGACGGCTTTTTGGAACAGCTGATCAAATACGAGGACACCTACGAGCAGGTGGCCGGGCGGTGGCTGTTCGCCAAACGTCGTCATCGATTGTGGTACGGCGTCGCACATCCGCGGTCGCCGCTCGAGCAAGAAGCCGCGGACTGGCCACGAAATCAGATCGGCGTCGGGGACATCCCTCTCGCGGATCACGAGTTCACCGCTTGGTGGCAAAAGCGGAGTAAGACTGTGCCGTGA
- a CDS encoding SDR family NAD(P)-dependent oxidoreductase: MSADFSGQVVVVTGASGGIGRVLARRYARRGALVALVARRSEELAITAENIAEEGGDASIHVADIREEDSCRGLVADIIARWGRLDVLINNAATPGTDEAVHEASIANWNDVLATNLVAPMVLSREALNQAMLPAGRGNIQFMSSAASRNVQPNKAHYAAAKLGLSALSQTMALELGSNGIRVNCLIIGSVAGQLFDAYVGRRAAAEGVDPSVVRKRLAEMNKLNRLVQPDEVAEVSMWLASDAASAITGQDINVTGG; the protein is encoded by the coding sequence GTGAGTGCCGACTTTTCCGGACAGGTGGTCGTCGTCACCGGTGCCAGTGGAGGTATTGGTCGGGTGCTCGCGCGACGATATGCGCGTCGCGGCGCCCTGGTTGCACTGGTCGCGCGACGGTCGGAGGAGCTTGCGATCACCGCGGAGAACATCGCAGAGGAGGGCGGTGACGCGTCAATTCATGTCGCGGACATCCGTGAGGAGGACTCGTGCCGTGGCCTGGTCGCCGACATCATCGCCCGCTGGGGCCGTCTAGACGTACTGATCAACAATGCGGCTACTCCGGGCACCGATGAGGCCGTGCATGAGGCGTCGATCGCCAACTGGAACGATGTACTGGCGACCAATCTGGTCGCTCCCATGGTGCTGTCTCGCGAGGCGCTGAACCAGGCGATGCTGCCCGCAGGTCGGGGCAATATTCAGTTCATGTCGTCGGCGGCCTCCAGAAACGTGCAGCCGAATAAGGCGCACTATGCGGCCGCCAAGCTCGGCCTGTCTGCGCTCTCACAGACGATGGCGTTGGAACTGGGCTCCAACGGTATTCGGGTCAACTGCCTGATCATCGGGAGCGTTGCGGGTCAGCTGTTCGACGCCTACGTCGGGCGACGGGCAGCGGCCGAGGGAGTGGATCCCAGCGTCGTGCGCAAGCGGTTGGCAGAAATGAACAAGCTCAACCGGTTGGTGCAGCCTGATGAGGTCGCTGAGGTGTCCATGTGGTTGGCGTCAGATGCCGCCTCGGCAATCACCGGCCAAGACATAAACGTCACCGGAGGTTGA
- a CDS encoding SDR family oxidoreductase, with protein MSLFDAFSYRGKRVLVVGGATGMGNATARLALDAGAEVVVMDYASADLPGTTAVHVNLADAKSIDAAVAECGGTVDALFACAGVADGEGIERINFIGHRYLIERFRANGMLPRGSAIAFISSAAGLAWRSNMAQLNEFLDIMDFDTATAWAIDNKCAHYMFTKQAVCAYVAREAMGFITDGIRINAICPGPTDTPLAQANAELWLDFGADYRAKVGVGAATPMEQAYPLLFLCSDAASVVNGITMITDSGYLSAGITEAFPAGTPMAKMLLDG; from the coding sequence ATGAGCCTGTTCGATGCTTTCTCCTATCGCGGTAAGCGTGTGTTGGTAGTGGGCGGGGCCACCGGGATGGGGAATGCGACGGCGCGATTGGCACTCGATGCGGGCGCGGAGGTTGTCGTGATGGACTACGCGTCGGCGGACCTCCCTGGAACGACGGCGGTCCACGTCAACCTCGCAGACGCGAAGAGCATCGATGCGGCGGTCGCCGAGTGTGGCGGGACCGTGGACGCGTTGTTTGCATGTGCCGGTGTTGCCGACGGTGAAGGTATCGAGCGCATCAACTTCATCGGTCACCGCTATCTGATCGAGCGATTTCGCGCCAACGGCATGCTGCCCCGTGGCAGTGCCATCGCCTTCATCTCGTCGGCCGCCGGTCTGGCATGGCGGTCGAATATGGCACAGCTCAACGAGTTTCTCGACATCATGGACTTCGATACGGCTACGGCGTGGGCAATCGACAACAAGTGCGCGCACTACATGTTCACCAAGCAGGCGGTGTGTGCCTATGTCGCCAGAGAGGCCATGGGATTCATCACCGACGGCATCCGTATCAATGCGATCTGTCCGGGACCGACGGACACTCCACTGGCTCAGGCCAACGCCGAGTTGTGGCTGGACTTCGGTGCTGACTACCGCGCGAAGGTCGGAGTTGGGGCGGCCACGCCGATGGAGCAGGCCTACCCCCTCCTGTTCTTGTGCAGTGATGCCGCGAGCGTCGTCAACGGAATCACGATGATCACGGATTCTGGATATCTCAGTGCCGGCATCACGGAGGCCTTCCCGGCCGGTACACCCATGGCCAAAATGCTGTTGGACGGCTAG
- a CDS encoding enoyl-CoA hydratase/isomerase family protein: protein MTTGLTVRSEAGVRWLVLDRPEVGNSVTRAMQRELIDNLTSASADPEIRAVVFTGTGERHFCTGPNLRDPNMRPSQDRIAGDAARILRTGSQAVVAALLDCDKPVICALNGVAAGVGASMVLACDLVVAVESARIIELFVRRGLAPDGGAAYLLTRKVPFNVAKRLVLFGEELSATEAHRIGLVNELVADHDELRDVVSEWAHRLASGPTRALAAAKMMLNQALDVDRASAFVSEALLVEQVANTSDVAEGVAAFTEKRDPRFQGR from the coding sequence GTGACCACCGGACTAACGGTTCGGTCGGAGGCCGGTGTGCGGTGGTTGGTGCTCGACCGCCCCGAGGTCGGGAATTCCGTCACCCGTGCGATGCAACGCGAGTTGATCGACAACTTGACCTCGGCATCGGCTGATCCCGAAATTCGGGCCGTCGTTTTCACCGGAACCGGTGAACGGCATTTCTGCACAGGCCCAAATCTGCGCGACCCGAATATGCGACCGAGCCAAGACCGGATCGCCGGCGATGCGGCCAGAATCCTGCGTACCGGATCCCAGGCCGTGGTCGCAGCGCTGCTGGACTGCGACAAGCCGGTGATCTGTGCGCTCAACGGAGTCGCGGCAGGGGTCGGCGCCAGCATGGTGCTCGCTTGTGACCTCGTCGTGGCGGTGGAATCCGCGCGAATCATCGAACTGTTCGTCCGCAGAGGTCTCGCGCCCGACGGCGGCGCCGCATACCTCTTGACCCGGAAGGTGCCGTTCAACGTCGCCAAGAGGCTGGTCTTGTTCGGCGAGGAGTTGTCGGCAACTGAAGCGCATCGCATCGGCCTCGTCAACGAGCTTGTTGCCGACCACGACGAACTACGCGACGTCGTGTCCGAGTGGGCGCATCGACTCGCAAGCGGGCCGACCCGGGCATTGGCCGCGGCGAAGATGATGCTCAATCAGGCCCTCGATGTCGATCGGGCATCGGCATTCGTCAGTGAGGCGCTGCTGGTCGAGCAGGTCGCCAATACCTCCGATGTCGCCGAAGGGGTCGCAGCATTCACCGAAAAGCGCGACCCGCGGTTCCAAGGTCGGTAG